One Desulfobacterales bacterium genomic window, TTATTTTTTCGGGGTCTTCGCCAAGTCTTGAAGCTTCTCTTTTTGCAAGCATAATTCCCGTAAGAAAAGCAATAGCTATGCAAAGGCCATAAGTATGAAGAGCAAATTTCCCAAATTTAAAAATTGTTGGATACATTATCTTATTCTGGCATTTTATTTAGTAAAAGATGAAATATAAAGATAGCCATCCCTATTGAAATTGCACTGTCAGCAATATTAAAGGCTGGCCAATGATACTTTCCAATATAAAAATCTAAAAAATCTATAACTTTTCCAAGCCTTACTCTATCTATTAAATTTCCAGCAGCTCCTCCGAATATTAAAGCAAATCCTAAAGATAAATAAGGATGAGATTTAGGAGTAGTATAATAAAGATAAAAAACAAGACACATAGCAAAAAAGGCAACTCCCATAAACATCCATGTACGA contains:
- the lspA gene encoding signal peptidase II; translation: MQLDIKQYLSVFNDKEKTLKLLIIGCTVLLMDQVSKIVIYNSLLLYETIPFIPGFFNITHIHNPGGAFGFLSDKSPLIRTWMFMGVAFFAMCLVFYLYYTTPKSHPYLSLGFALIFGGAAGNLIDRVRLGKVIDFLDFYIGKYHWPAFNIADSAISIGMAIFIFHLLLNKMPE